Part of the Halomarina litorea genome is shown below.
CAACGGTCACGACTCCCTAGCATGACCTACTCTTTCGTCACTGGGTTGGTTCCCGAGGTCCGGCACCGGGCCGGACGGGCGAGTGCCATCGGCGTGTCCCGGAACCCCGCCTTTTCGAGCCAGATATGAGCACGGTAGAGAAGCAACTCGACGAACTCAAAGCACAGATCACCGAGGAAGTCCCCGACGACATTTCCATCTCCGACGTCACCTACGAGGGCCCGGAACTGGTCATCTACACGCGCGACCCGAAGAAGTTCGCGCAGAACGGCGACCTCATCCGCACCCTCGCGGGCAAACTCAGGAAGCGCATCACGGTCCGGCCCGACCCGGACGTGCTCTCGCGACCGACCGACGCGGAGGCGGAGATTCGCGGGGTTATCCCCGAGGAGGCGGGCGTCACGGACCTCGACTTCCACGCCGACACCGGCGAGGTCGTCATCGAGGCCCAGAAACCCGGGATGGTCATCGGCCGTCACGGCTCGACCCTCCGTGAGATAACCCAGCGCGTCGGCTGGACGCCCGAAGTCGTCCGGACGCCGCCCATCGAGTCCTCCACGGTGTCGAACGTCCGGAACTTCCTCAAGCAGGAACGCGAGGAGCGCCGGGACATCCTCGAACGCGTCGGCAGACAGATCCACCGCAAGGAGATGTCCGACGACGAGTGGGTGCGTATCACCACCCTCGGCTGCTGTCGCGAGGTCGGTCGCGCCTCGTTCATCCTCTCGACGCCCGAGACGCGCATCCTCATCGACTGCGGGGACAAACCGGGTGCGGAGGGCGAGGTACCCTACTTGCAGGTGCCCGAGGCCCTCGGAGCGGGCGCGAACACCATCGACGCCGTCGTCCTGACCCACGCCCACCTCGACCACTCGGCGCTCATCCCCCTCCTGTTCAAGTACGGCTACGACGGTCCCATCTACTGTACGGAACCAACGCGGGACCTGATGGGCCTGCTGACGCTGGACTACCTCGACGTCGCGGCCAAGGAGGGGCGGACGCCGCCCTACGAGTCCGAGATGGTGCGCGAGGCCATCAAGCACACCATCCCCCTCGAATACGGCGACGTCACCGACATCGCGCCGGACGTCAAACTCACCTTCCACAACGCGGGGCACATCCTCGGGTCGGCGGTGAGTCACTTCCACATCGGCGATGGCCTCTACAACGTGGCGTTCTCCGGCGACATCCACTACGACGACACCCGCCTGTTCAACGGCGCGGTCAACGAGTTCCCCCGCGTCGAGACGCTGGTCCTCGAATCGACCTACGGCGGACGGAACGACTACCAGACCGACCAGGAGGACTCCGAGCGGAGACTCGTCGAGGTCATCAACGAGACCTACGAGAAGGGCGGGAAGGTCGTCATCCCCGCCTTCGCGGTCGGTCGGTCACAGGAGATCATGCTCGTCCTCGAGGAGGCGATGCGCTCGGGCAAGATTCCCGAGATGCCCGTCCACCTCGACGGGATGATCTGGGAGGCGACGGCCATCCACACAACCTACCCCGAGTACCTGCGCGACGACCTGCGCGACCGCATCTTCCACGAGGACGAGAACCCGTTCCTCGCGCCGCAGTTCAACCACATCGACCGCGGCGAGGAGGAACGACAGGAGGTCGCCGACGGCGACCAGTGTATCATCCTCTCGACGTCCGGGATGGTCACGGGCGGCCCCATCATGTCGTGGCTCGAACACATCGGGCCCGACCCCAAGTCGCGCATGGTGTTCGTCGGCTACCAGGCGCAGGGGACCCTCGGCCGCCGCATCCAGAACGGCTGGGACGAGATTCCGATGAACGGCCGCGGCGGGCGGTCGAACACGCTCACGCTGAAACTCGACGTGGAGACGGTCGACGGCTTCTCCGGCCACGCCGACCGGCAGGGCCTGGAGAACTTCGTGCGCACGATGAACCCGCGCCCGGAGAAGGTGCTCTGCGTCCACGGCGACGAGTCGAGCGTGCAGGACCTCTCTAGCGCGCTCTACCACGAGTTCAACATGCGGACGTTCGCGCCGAAGAACCTCGAGACGTTCCGGTTCCGATAGGTCCGCACGTCCGTCGAATCGGGTTCGGCTCGTCCGCCGTGGCGGGGCTTCATTACCCGGCCGCGCCTTCTGGTAGGTATGAGTGAATCCGACGCAGCGGTCCAGCAGTTCATCCGGAAGGCAGACGAGGTGTTCCACGAGTACGAACGCGGCTACATGGACGCCGACGCGGCGATGAACGCGATGGAACTCTACGTCGACGAACTGAAAGCGGAGACGCAGTAGCCGGTCGTTCTGCGAAACGTGAGCAAACCACATAGCCAGCGCTGCCGTACGCCGGGCCATGGACGTCTTCCTCGTCGACGGCGCTCGCACGCCCCACGGCGCACTGCTCGGGTCGCTCGCGGGCCACACGGCGGTCGAACTCGGGACGGTGGCCCTCGACGGCCTCCTTGACCGCGTCCCGGTCCCCCCCGACGCCGTCGACTGGGTCTGCCTCGGCAACGCCATCCAGGCGGGACTGGGGCAGGTCCCCGGCCGACAGGCCGTCGTCGCCTCCCGCCTCCCCGAGACGACACCCGCGACCACCGTCAACGAGGCGTCCGGGTCGGGCCTGCGGGCCATCGCCCTCGGCACCGACCGCATTCTGGCGGGACGGAGCGAGGTGGCCATCGCCGGCGGGATGGAGTCGATGACGAACGCGCCCTTCCTCGTCCCCGACCACCGGCGGGGGCGACGGCACGGCGACAGTAGACTGGTCGACTCGATGGTCCGCGACGCCCTCTGGGACGAGAGCTACGACGCCCACATGGGCGAACTGACCGAGGCGCTGGTCGAGCGGGAGGGCATCTCGCGGGAGCGACAGGACGAGTACGCCGTCGAGAGCAACCGGAAGGCGCTGGCGGCCATCGAGTCGGGGCGGTTCGCCGACGAGACGGTCACGGTGGAGACGCGCGACGGGCCAGTCGACACCGACGAGGGCCCCCGGGACACCTCGATGGAGCGACTGGGCGACCTGCCGGCCGCCTTCGGCGGGACCATCACGGCGGGCAACGCCTCGAAACTGAGCGACGGGGCGGGGGTCGTCCTGCTGGCCTCCGGCGACGCGGTCGAGGACCACGGGGTCGACCCCCTCGCGCGCGTCGTGGACTACGTGGTGACCTACCGCGACCCGAAGTGGTTCAACGACGCCGTCCCGGACGCCGTGGAGGCGTTGCTCTCGAAGACGGGCCTCGACGTGGCAGACGTGGGCCTGTACGAGTTGAACGAGGCGTTCGCCGCCCAGATGGTCCACACGAGCGACCGTCTGGGTATCCCCGCCGACCGCCTGAACACGCGCGGCGGGGCCGTCGCCTTCGGTCACCCCATCGGCGCCAGCGGCGGGATGCTCGCCGCCTCGCTCGCGTACGCCATGCGAGACGACGACGTGCGCTACGGGATGGTCGGGATGAGCATCGGCGGGGGCGGCGGCATCATGCTCCTCCTCGAACGCGCGTGAGGATTCAGTCGTCTCGGTCGTCCGGGTCGTCGAGGTTCAGGCGCGCCCCGGGGTCGGTGCCGTCCCACGGTTCCATGAGGTAGGTGTCGAAGAGGTGGCCGACGGCGAAGATGGTGAGGGGCAGGCCGACCATCGCGAGGACGGCGACGAGGAACGACTCGACGCCGCCCGGCATCGAGAGTGCGATCGGTGACGTCACGTGGTGACAGTACGCACCCGACGGACATGAGTGTTCGTCGCACATGAAGGGTTATACCCCATCGCTCCGGGGTAGGGGTATGACCGGCTTCTCACGGCGAATCGAGGAGATCTCCATCAGCGGCATCCGGAAGGTGTTCGAGGCGGCGGGCGAGGACGCCATCAACCTCGGCCTCGGGCAACCCGACTTCCCGACGCCGGCACACGCGAAGCGAGCGGCCATCGACGCCATCGAGTCGGGGCGCGCCGACGGCTACACCTCGAACAAGGGCACGCTCGAACTCCGGGAGGCCATCGCCGCCAAACACGACCGGGACAACGACTTCTCGGTGGACCCCGAGGATGTCATCGCCACCGCGGGCGGGAGCGAGGCCCTCCACATCGCCATGGAGGCCCACGTCGAGGACGGTCAGGAAGTACTCTTTCCGGACCCCGGATTCGTCTCCTACGACGCCCTCACCCGACTGGCCGGCGGGACGCCGAAACCCGTCGAACTCCGCGAGGACCTGACGATGGACCCCGCCGCCGTCGAGGCGGCAATCACCGAGGACACCGCCGCGTTCGTCGTCAACTCCCCGTCGAACCCGACCGGCGCGGTCCAGTCCGAGGAGGACATGCGCGAGTTCGCCCGCATCGCGGACGACCACGACGTGCTCTGTATCACCGACGAGGTGTACGAGCGCATCACGTTCGGGCGGGACCACCACTCGCCGATGGCGTTCGCCGAGACGGACAACGTCGTCGTCGTCAACGCCTGCTCGAAGACCTACTCCATGACCGGGTGGCGACTCGGGTGGGTCGCCGGCAGCGAACGACGCATCGAGCGGATGCTCCGCGCCCACCAGTACGTGCAAGCGTGCGCCAGCGCCCCGGCGCAGTTCGCGGCCGAGGCCGCCCTCTCCGGCCCGCAGGACGTCGTCGGCCAGATGGTCGAGACGTTCGAGGAGCGCCGCGACATCCTGCTGGACGGACTGGAGGAGATGGGACTGGACACCCCCACGCCGCAGGGGGCGTTCTACGCGATGCCCCGCGTGCCCGACGGGTGGGTCGACGCGGTCATCGACCGCGGCGTCGTCGTCGTCCCCGGCGACGCCTTCGGGCAGGGCGGCGCGGGCCACGCCCGCATCTCCTACGCCGCCAGCACCGAGCAGTTGAAACAGGCCGTCGAAATCATGCGCGAGGCGACCGACGCGGTCCGCTGAGTCCTCGAACCACGAACGCGCACCACTTCCCCCTCGAACTCGTAGTGTCGACGTGGACTCACTCGCACCCGCACACGTCCCGTTCTACGAGACGCCCGCCGAACAGCGTCGGGTCTGGGAGCGATGTGCCGACCGCGACCTGCCGGTCGTCGCGGTCCGCGACGCCGAACGCGGTTTCGTCGTCAGATACGACCTCCAGCACCTCGACCGGGAACTCTCCCCGGACGCCCTCCAGCGACTCCGCGACCGACTTCTGGCCCACCGCGACCGCGACCCCCTCGACGCCCGAATCTCGCAGGTCGAGCAACTGGGCGGGGAGACGGGACCGGTCTCCGGCGAACTGCACGAGGGGACCGAGAAGCGAGCGCGGACGCTCGCCTCGCACCTCGCGGAGACGGTCCTCGACGAGCGCAACTGGGCCTGACCGTACCGTGCGACCGTTCGTCACACCACCCTGACACTTTTTACTCCCCGCGGGTCTCGGAACGAGTGAGGACAATGAACCCCGTTATCCGCTTCGATTGACCCCGGTCCCACCGGCCCTCGTCTCCCGTGGACGAGTCCTCGCCGTGTCGGGACCCCCGTCTCGGCACGACTGCTCCTGCCGAGTGCCGCATCGCTCACGAGTGCCCACCCCCCGCAGTCAGATGTCACGACAGCACTCACCCCGTTCCCGACGTACCGCCCCTGAACCCGCCGCCCTCGACCGGCCCCGCGCCCTCGCTGGCACGTCCGGTCACCGCCGCGTCCCCGCCGACGCCCGGTCGCTGACCGCGACGCTGGCGATGACGCTCCTCGCGCCTCTCGCCGTCGCCGTCGTCGCCTACCCGCTGACCGCCCTCGCGGCCCTCCTGACGCTGGCCGCCCTCGCGGCCGTCGCTCGCGCCGCCGCACGACGGGTCGCCGGCCGGCAGGCCTCGCTGGCCGTCCCCGGCCTCGGCCTGCGCCTCGACGTCGGCCTCGCCGAACGCTGACCGCTCCCCGGTCGGCGTGAAAGCAGCCTGACGTTTTATTGCCGTGTCACGCTACCGTTCAGCATGGCTATCGCCAGACACGGAGACGGCGTCCGCGCCGACCTCGCGGCACTCGCCTCGCAGGTCCACCCGGTGTTCATGCTCCCGCCCGTCGCCGCGAGCGCGTTCGGCGCGGTGCTCGCCGGGGAGTTCTCCGTCCCACTGGCGCTCTTGCACATGGTGACGGCGTTCTTCGCGCTGTACACCGCCCACGTCAAGGACGGCTACGTCGACTTCCACGTCCGCGGCGAGGACAACGACCATCCCCTGAGCGCGGCGGGGTGTCGCCGCACCCTCGCCGGGTCCTCCGTCCTCTTTTTCCTCGGGACGACGGCCATCGCCGTCCTCGTCGGCCCCACCGCCGCCCTGCTCACCCTCCCGGGGTGGGTCATCGGCTATCTCCACGCCCCGCAACTGGACATGAACCCCGTCACCGCGACGACAGGCTACCCGCTGGGAATCGGGTTCGCCCTCGTCAGCGGCCACTACGTCCAAGCCGAGTCCGTCTCGCCGACCGTCCTCGGCTTCGCCGTCGTCTTCGTGGCCGTCCTCTCGGGCATCAAGGTCATTGACGACGCGAAGGACTACGAGTACGACCGCTCCATCTCCAAACGCACCGTCGCCGTCGTCCTCGGGCGCGAGCGCGCGCGCACGACGGCCTACCTCCTCATGGCGACGGGGATGGTCGTCGTCTGTGCGCTCGCCGTCCTCACGCCCGTCTTCCCGCCGGGGAGCGTCCTCGCCGTCGCCGCCTTCGCCGCCATCGCCCTCCTCACCCGCCGGATGGACGCCGAACACACCACGATGGTGCTCATCCGCGGGTCGTACGTCTTCCTCGCTCTCCTCGTCGTCGCGGTGTGGTTCCGGCCGTTCCAGTGAGGGCGTCGGGGGGCTTTTTCACGGCACACGGCGAGTGACGGCCATGACCGACTGGTTCGACGACCGGGAGGCCCTCGCAGAGCAGTACGCCGACGCCGCCAACCTCTCCGACCGCGTCGCCCTCCACGAACGGTTCTCGACAGCCGAGGTGGACCTCCACCCGTGGCTGTTCGACCGCCTCGACCTCCCGTCGGACGCCCGCGTCCTCACCCTCGGCGGCGGGCCGGGCGACCTCTGGGCGGCCGTCCCCGACCGCGTTCCCGAGGGCTGGTCGGTCCTCCACACCGACGCCTCGCCGGGGATGGTCGAGGAGGCACGCGAGACCCTCCGCGACGCGAACGGCGGGTTCGGCTTCGGCGTCGTCGACGCCGCCTCGCTCCCCTTCGCTTCGAACTCCTTCGACGCCGTCACCGCGAACCACATGCTCTACCACGTCGCCGAGCGCCGCCGTGCGCTCCGCGAGGTTCGTCGGGTTCTCCGGCCCGGCGGGCGACTGTACGCGACCACGAACGGCGAGCGGGCGCTGAAGGAGGTGTACGAGGTCGCGGAGGGGGTCCACGGGGGCCCCCTCGCTCGAATCGACGGGTTCAGACTGGAGAACGGGCGCGAGCAACTCGCCGACGTCTTCGAGTCCGTCACGCTGCACCGTCACGACAACGCCCTCGCCGTGACGGAGGTGGAACCCGTCGTGCGCTACCTCTGCTCGCGCGAGGAGTTCGGCCCCGAGGACGCCCCCGACCTCCACGCGGCGTTCGTCGACCGGTTCGAGGACGGCGTCCTCCACGTCGAGAAGGACACCGGCGTCCTCGTCGCCCGGAAGGAGGGAGGTCGATGAGCGCTCCGACCCTCACCGACGGCGACGTCTTCGCCGCCGACACCGAGAGGGTGGTCGCGGCGATGGAGTCGGCGTTCCGCGAACACGCCGCCGGAACGCTCGTCGCGCCCCCGCGCTGGTCGCTGGACGTTCCCGCTGGAGAACTCGTGTTCACGGCGGGCGCGGCCCTCGGCCGGGGCGCGATGGGCTTTCGCGTGTACGAGACGCTCGGGACGGGTGACGACCACACGCAACTCGTGGCCGTCTTCGACAGCGAGTCAGGGGCCTACCGGGGGCAGTGCGTCGGACACGCCGTCGGCCTCCTGCGCACGGGCGGCATCGGCGGCGTCGCCATCGACCACCTCGCACCCCGCGACGCGTCGACGGTGGGCGTCCTCGGGTCTGGCGCGCAGGCCCGGTCGCAACTGGAGGCGGCCTGTGCGGTCCGGGATGTCGAGGCGGCACTGGTTTACTCGCCGACGAGGGAGCACCGCGAGTCGTTCGCCGCGACCCTCCGGGAGTCCACGGGGGTGCCCGTCGAAGCCGTCGAGAGCGCCGAGGCGGCGGTCCGCGACTGCGAGGTGCTGGTGTGTGCGACGGACAGCGACTCGCCCGTCTTCGACCCGGAGTGGCTAGCGCCGGGCGCGCACGTCACCACCCTCGGCCCGAAGTTCGCGGGAGCGCACGAACTCCCCCTCGCGATGGCCGAGGCCGCCGACTGCATCGCGACGGACTCGCTGGCGCAGGTCGAGGGGTACGCGGAGTACCGCGACCCGTTCTTCCTCGACTCGCCCCGGGACGAGATGGTCGAGTTGAGCGCCGTCGTCGCGGGCGACGAGGTCGGACGCGAGAGCGATGACGACCTGACGCTGTTCTGTTCGGTCGGCCTCGCGGGGACGGAGGTCGTCCTCGCGGACGCCTTGCTCTCGGGGCGGGAGTAGTCGGGCGGGATCGGACGGGGTCGGGCGAATCGAGTCGCGTCGGGTGGGGGCTTCATGGCCCGTCCGCGAGTAGGCCCCGGCGATGACCGACGACACCGACGACACGCCGACCGGCGAGACGGCCATCGACGCGGGAATCTGCGAGCGCGTCGCCGCCGAACGCGACGTGGACGCGGACGACCTCGCGGGCGCGTTGGACGTGGTCGCCGCCGACCTGACCGACGAGCACTCGCGGTTCGAACGCGAGTACGACCACACCACCGTCGAGGGGTCTCGAATCTACTTCGTCGACGGCGAGGAGTGGGCCGACATCGGCGACCGACTGGACCTCTCGGAGTCGACGCTCGGGGCGGTCCGGGCCGCCCACGAGGAACAGGCCGAGCGACTGCTCTCGGAGGCGACGACGGGCTACCGGGAGAAACTGGCCGAGGGGACGGCGGTCGTCGCGGGCGTCGACACGGCAGAGGAGATGGTCTGAGCGCCCTCAGGAGGCCGTACTGACGATCTTCACCACGTCGCCCTCCGCCAGTTCGTAGGCGTCGCCGATGCGGCGGTTCTCCTTCGCGTTCACGGCGTGGAGGTAGCCGTCGCCGATGTCGGAGTGGACGGCGTACGCGAGGTCCTTCGGCGTCGAGCCTCGGGGTAAGAGAAAGGCGTCGGGGAGGACGTTCTCCTGCCCGTCGGTCCACTTCCCCTCGTTCTGGACCGGGTAGGCGGTGACGTGGTCGAGGAAGTCGTAGACCGCGGTGTCGAGGGCTTCCTGTACGCCCGTCCCGCCCCACGCCTCCATGACCGTCCGGATGCGTTCGAGGCCCGCCTCCTGCTTCTCGGAGACGTCGCCAGTGACGGTGAAGTCCGGGTCGCCGGGGTCGTAGTCGATGACGCCCGCCTTCGCCGCCTGTCGGAGGGCGAGTTCCCCCTCGGCGGTGGCCGGTACCACGACCTCTGCGGCCTCCCGGAGGCGGTCGAGGTTCTCCTCGCTCGCGGCGTCGGCCTTGTTCGCGACGACGATGATGGGCTTCGAGCGCTCGCGGAGGTCACGCGCGAGTCGCCTGCGGTCCTCGTCGGTCCACTGCTTGGGGTCGGTCGGGTACTCGACGGTGCGGAGGGTGGCGGCCACATCGGCCTCGCTCGCGCCGATGCCGGTGAGCATCTCGGTGAGGGCGTCTTCGAGGTCGAAGTTCGGGGAGCGAGACTGGCGCTCGACGGACTCCCAGTTGCGGTCGACGATGCCCGCCATCCAGAGGTCCATCTCCTCCTCGATGAAGTCGACGTCCTGTACGGGGTCGTAGCTCCCCGGTTCGACGGGTTCGCCCTCGGCGTTCGTCCCGCCGGAGGCGTCGACGACGTTGAGGATGACGTCGGCGTTCGAGAGCGCGTCGAGGAACTGGTTGCCGAGGCCGCGCCCCTCGTGGGCGCCGGGGACCAGTCCCGCCACGTCAAGCAGTTCGATGGGGACGTACCGTTTCCCGTCGTGGCAGTGTTCGTCGCCACAGCGCTCCTCGCGTTCGAGACAGGGACACTCGGTCCGGACGTGGCTCACCCCCCGGTTCGGGTCGATGGTCGTGAAGGGGTAGTTGCCGATGTCCACGTCCGCGAGCGTCGCGGCGCGGTAGAAGGTGGACTTGCCCGCGTTGGGCTTGCCCGCGAGCGCGACTGAGAGCATACCGCACCCCTCGCGGGGGGACCGGGTGTGCCTTTCGGTCGCGCGACTCTCGCGTCCCGCGCTCGTCCGAACCAGTTATCATCGAACCGCCGGTAGCCGGGGACGTGTCGAGCGAGGAGTTCCGCGTCGATATGCACGTCAAGATACTCGACGAGCGAGTCGTCGAGCGAGCGAAGGCGCGCGGCCTCGACGCGCTGGTGTACGCCCCCCACTTCGTCCGGTTGCCGAACATCGCGGCGAAGGCCGAGGCGTTCTCCGACGAGGATCTGCGGGTGTTCCCCGCCCGCGAGATATTCACCGGGTCGTGGCGCGACCGGAAGCACGTCCTCGCCGTCGGCCTCACCGACCCCGTCCCCGACTTCGTCACGCTCGAGGGGGCCATGCGGGAACTCGACCGGCAGGACGCCGCCGTCCTCGCCCCCCACCCCGAGTTCCTCACCGTCAGCCTGGAGGAGTCCGACATCCGGAAGTACGACGTGGACGCCGTGGAGGTGTACAACCCGAAGCACTTCCCCGAGCAGAACGACCGCGCGCTCGAAATCGCCCGCGAGACGGGTCTGCCGGGCTTTACCTCCTCGTACGCCCACCTCCGGGGGACCATCGGCGAGGCGTGGACCACCTTCGAGGAGCCCGTCACGGACGCTTCGGGTCTCGCCGACCTGCTCAAGGAACGCGCCCCGCGCCGGGTCTGTCACCGCGACGGCCTCGAACACCGCCTGCGCTGTACGGTGGAGGCCGCCCACCTCGTCTACGAGAACACCTGGGGGAAGATAGACCGCGTCCTCCTGTCGGCGACGGAGGCGACCCACCCGGGGCACATCGCGTACGACGGTCGATTCGACGACGTCCGCGTCTACTGAGCGCGTCGGCTGGCGGGCGCGGGGTTTTCCGAGAAGTGACGATCCGACGCGCTTACAGGAGGGCGGCGATGTCCGCGGTGTTCGGGTGGACGAACACGCGTTCGCCGCGGCGGTCGACCTCCAGCAGGTCGCAGTCGGCCAGCATCGGCAGGTGGTTGTGGTACAGCGAGACGAGCACGCGGTCGGTGCGCTCGTCGTCGCCCTCGTCCTCGAACTCCTCGCCGACGACGGCCTCGGCCAGCGCGTCTATTTCTATCGCGTCGTCGTGCGTGGCCAGGACGCGCAGGGTGGCGCGACGGCGGGCGTTCGCGAAGACGCGACACAGCGCGTCGCGGGACTGTTCGCTCGTCTCGAACTGGGGCGGTCGGGCGGCGGCGATGGAAGTGGTCTGACTCTCCATACGAACAGTCTCAAGATTGTACGCATTAGCTCAGCACCCCCAAGGATTTGGGACCGGGTCAGTCCGGCCCGGTGGTGGCGACGGGCTGATAGTTTCTCGAGGATGTCGGGGTCGACCCCGCGGCACCTCCCCGGTCGTAACAGATATTACTACCTCCTGTCTCGGTTGGTTTCATGAGTGAGGCGCTGGAACGTGTCTCGACGGGTATCGACGGGCTCGACGAGGTGCTCTACGGGGGGTTCATCCAGAACCGGACGTACATGATTCGGGGAGAACCGGGCGCGGGCAAGAGCATCCTCGGACTCCACTTCCTCGTGGAGGGGGTCGCCGCGGGCGAGGACGTCATGTACGTGAACATGGAGGAACCCGTCCGCGAGATACGCGAGAACGCGGCGTCGCTCGGCGTCGACGTCTCGGACATCGACTTCCTCGATATGAGTCCCGACTCGGAGTTCTTCACCGAGGACCTCTCGTACGACATCTTCAGCCCCGACGAGGTAGAAGGCGACGTCCTCACCGACCGCATCACCGAACGGGTCCGGGAGGAGTCGCCGACGCGCATCTTCGTCGACCCCATCACGCAGATGCGACAGCTCTCGCCGGACGAGTTCCAGTTCCGCAAGGAGGTGCTGTCGTTCATGCGGTTCCTGAAAGAGCAGGGGGCGACGGTGGTGTTCACCTCGCAGGCGACGCAGGCGACGCCGGACGACGACCTGCAGTTCATGTGCGACGGCGTGGTCGAACTCGACCGCACCTCGCGCGGCCGGACCGTCTCGGTATCGAAGTTCCGCGGGTCCGGCGTCGAGAACGGCGACCACGCCCTCAGCATCTCCGACGAGGGGATGACCGTCTACCCGCGTATCGTCCCACGCGACTACGAGAAGGAGTTCTTCGCCGAGTCCATCCCGTCGGGGGTGCCGGAACTCGACCAACTGCTCAACGGCGGCCTCGAGCGTGGCACCGTCACCATCGTCTCCGGGTCGCCCGGCGTCGGCAAGACGACCACCGGCCTCCAGTACATGAAGGAGGCCGCGGGTCGCGGCGAGCGCTCCGTCGTGTATTCCTTCGAGGAGGCCCGGAGCACGCTCGTCCACCGCTGTGAGTCCATCAACATGCCCATCACGGACATGATGGACCGCGGGACGCTCGCCATCGAGGAGGTGGAGGCGCTCCAGCTCTCGGCGACCGAGTTCGCTCACGCCGTCCGCGAGGAGGTCGAAGAGCGTGACGCCCGCATCGTCATGATCGACGGCGTCGAGGGGTACAAGCAGGCCCTGCGCGACGAGAACGACAACCTGACGCGCGAACTCCACTCGCTCTGTCGCTTCCTCAAGAACATGGGAGTGACCGTCATCCTCATGAACGAGATACGCACCATCACGGGCGACTTCACGCTCACCCAGGAGGGGCTGTCGTACCTCTCGGACACCATCGTCTTCATCCAGCACATCGAGATGGACTCGCGGATGCGGAAGGTCATCGGCGTCCTGAAGAAACGCACGAGCGACTTCGAGCGGACCGTCCGTGAGTTCCGCATCACCGAGTACGGCATCCGTATCGGCGAACCGCTGACGGGTCTCGACGGCATCCTCACCGGGAACCCGACGCGCGCGCCAGGTGACGACGCTTTCGCCCACGACTCTGCGGCCGAATCGTTCCCTCCAAGGGCTGACCAGATCCCCGACGGCCACGGCGGACCTGACGGGTCGTCACGCTGGCTCGACGCCGACCGAGACCGATCGCAGTGACCGACCCGTCATCGGGGGACGACGGGACACACGCGGTCGCGGCCGAACGCTGCGGCGACCGGCAGCGACCCCTCCTCGGGGGACCGACGGGGACGCCGCGCGTCGTCGTCTTCGTCGCCCACGACGAGAACCGGCGGCTCCTCGCGGAGTGGCTGGCGACCGACTACGACGTGGTGACGGCGTCGTCGCCCGACGACCTCGACGGGTCGTTCGACCTCGCCGTCGTCGACCGGGTCGCCCTCGCCCACCACGAGGAACCGCTGATGGAGCGAAAGCGCCGCGAACGACCCGTCCTGTTGCCCTTCCTGTTCGTCGTCTCCCAGCAGGAACTCGACCGTCTCGGGCCGGGCGTCTGGGAACAGATCGACGGCGTCGTCCGCGAACGGGTGGACGAACTCATCACCACGCCCATTAAGAAGGCGGAACTGGAGGGTCGGCTCTCAAACCTGCTCAACTCGCGGGAGCTCTCCCTGCGACTCCGTGACCAGCGCGAGCAGTACCGCCGCCTGCTGTCCGTCGCGCCGGAGACCATCACCACCGTCGACTCCGACGGGACCGTCCGGTACCTCAACAGCCGCGGGGCGGAACTGTTCGGCGTCGACGACCCCGAGGCGCTCTA
Proteins encoded:
- a CDS encoding beta-CASP ribonuclease aCPSF1, with product MSTVEKQLDELKAQITEEVPDDISISDVTYEGPELVIYTRDPKKFAQNGDLIRTLAGKLRKRITVRPDPDVLSRPTDAEAEIRGVIPEEAGVTDLDFHADTGEVVIEAQKPGMVIGRHGSTLREITQRVGWTPEVVRTPPIESSTVSNVRNFLKQEREERRDILERVGRQIHRKEMSDDEWVRITTLGCCREVGRASFILSTPETRILIDCGDKPGAEGEVPYLQVPEALGAGANTIDAVVLTHAHLDHSALIPLLFKYGYDGPIYCTEPTRDLMGLLTLDYLDVAAKEGRTPPYESEMVREAIKHTIPLEYGDVTDIAPDVKLTFHNAGHILGSAVSHFHIGDGLYNVAFSGDIHYDDTRLFNGAVNEFPRVETLVLESTYGGRNDYQTDQEDSERRLVEVINETYEKGGKVVIPAFAVGRSQEIMLVLEEAMRSGKIPEMPVHLDGMIWEATAIHTTYPEYLRDDLRDRIFHEDENPFLAPQFNHIDRGEEERQEVADGDQCIILSTSGMVTGGPIMSWLEHIGPDPKSRMVFVGYQAQGTLGRRIQNGWDEIPMNGRGGRSNTLTLKLDVETVDGFSGHADRQGLENFVRTMNPRPEKVLCVHGDESSVQDLSSALYHEFNMRTFAPKNLETFRFR
- a CDS encoding thiolase family protein; its protein translation is MDVFLVDGARTPHGALLGSLAGHTAVELGTVALDGLLDRVPVPPDAVDWVCLGNAIQAGLGQVPGRQAVVASRLPETTPATTVNEASGSGLRAIALGTDRILAGRSEVAIAGGMESMTNAPFLVPDHRRGRRHGDSRLVDSMVRDALWDESYDAHMGELTEALVEREGISRERQDEYAVESNRKALAAIESGRFADETVTVETRDGPVDTDEGPRDTSMERLGDLPAAFGGTITAGNASKLSDGAGVVLLASGDAVEDHGVDPLARVVDYVVTYRDPKWFNDAVPDAVEALLSKTGLDVADVGLYELNEAFAAQMVHTSDRLGIPADRLNTRGGAVAFGHPIGASGGMLAASLAYAMRDDDVRYGMVGMSIGGGGGIMLLLERA
- a CDS encoding pyridoxal phosphate-dependent aminotransferase — protein: MTGFSRRIEEISISGIRKVFEAAGEDAINLGLGQPDFPTPAHAKRAAIDAIESGRADGYTSNKGTLELREAIAAKHDRDNDFSVDPEDVIATAGGSEALHIAMEAHVEDGQEVLFPDPGFVSYDALTRLAGGTPKPVELREDLTMDPAAVEAAITEDTAAFVVNSPSNPTGAVQSEEDMREFARIADDHDVLCITDEVYERITFGRDHHSPMAFAETDNVVVVNACSKTYSMTGWRLGWVAGSERRIERMLRAHQYVQACASAPAQFAAEAALSGPQDVVGQMVETFEERRDILLDGLEEMGLDTPTPQGAFYAMPRVPDGWVDAVIDRGVVVVPGDAFGQGGAGHARISYAASTEQLKQAVEIMREATDAVR
- a CDS encoding UbiA family prenyltransferase, with the translated sequence MAIARHGDGVRADLAALASQVHPVFMLPPVAASAFGAVLAGEFSVPLALLHMVTAFFALYTAHVKDGYVDFHVRGEDNDHPLSAAGCRRTLAGSSVLFFLGTTAIAVLVGPTAALLTLPGWVIGYLHAPQLDMNPVTATTGYPLGIGFALVSGHYVQAESVSPTVLGFAVVFVAVLSGIKVIDDAKDYEYDRSISKRTVAVVLGRERARTTAYLLMATGMVVVCALAVLTPVFPPGSVLAVAAFAAIALLTRRMDAEHTTMVLIRGSYVFLALLVVAVWFRPFQ
- a CDS encoding class I SAM-dependent methyltransferase, which gives rise to MTDWFDDREALAEQYADAANLSDRVALHERFSTAEVDLHPWLFDRLDLPSDARVLTLGGGPGDLWAAVPDRVPEGWSVLHTDASPGMVEEARETLRDANGGFGFGVVDAASLPFASNSFDAVTANHMLYHVAERRRALREVRRVLRPGGRLYATTNGERALKEVYEVAEGVHGGPLARIDGFRLENGREQLADVFESVTLHRHDNALAVTEVEPVVRYLCSREEFGPEDAPDLHAAFVDRFEDGVLHVEKDTGVLVARKEGGR